Part of the Brachyhypopomus gauderio isolate BG-103 chromosome 17, BGAUD_0.2, whole genome shotgun sequence genome, GCCGGCGATTCGAGGGTGTCGGAGGACCTCGGCCATGGTGGCTCTGGTCTCATGGATCCTCTGGATGTCGCTGGAGTCCACCACGAACACCACGCCGTGCGACTCTGAGTAGTAGTTCTCCCAGATGCCGCGGATGCGCTTCCCACCGCCGAGGTCGAAGATGGTCACCTGGAACTTGCCTCGTTTCAGGTCCACCTTGGAGAAGCCCACCGTGGGGGCCACATTGACTGGGTTCTCTGAGGGAGAGACATGCGTTACTGTGAGACTACGGTGCGCTTAGCGACCCGCAGTAGCTTTAACCTTGGAGCGAGCTGAACTTGTACCGACTCCGAGAGCGAGACTGGAGAGTTTCAGCCTTTACCCAGAGCTTTACTGCTCATCTCATTAGCGTCCGTGGTCGTGCAGATTAAAAGTACAATTCAGATATCAGCAATTTATGGACAGTTTATAATCAAAATACACTGACTTACCTTGCAGGCTTACGCCACCTTTTCAGCCAGCTACAGCAGCTCGCCATCTCACTAAACCTTTTAATCTAGCTTTCACTCTGAAAACCTAAATGGTCAAGTATCTAACTGAGGTTAGGTGAGTGACAGGCAGGGAACGACACCGTGTCTGTGTCCCGTTATGCTGCAGGCTGCTTATACCCTCCAAAACACGATCTTAACTAACAGTCTTAACTAACAGTCAAACTAAATACAATTTAAACACagatattaaaaaaagaaaggtaATTACAGATATTTACAGAATTACAGATTTGTTTTTTACATAAACAGTAAAACGAATCTAGAAATAAAGCAGTTggtattgaatgaatgaatgaatgaatgaatcttcaacttatatagcgcctttctatatacccaaggaTATATTTATAGAAATAAAGCAGTTGGTTTTGATATAGAAATAAAGCTGTTGGTTTTAAACTTGGTCGATTCACGATCGTTAAAGATAGCGCTAGCTAACTTTAGAATCAAAACAAGACGCTTTGGTTGCTGTTTACCCCGCGTTCTCTGGCTGCTATGGCTGCATGTGATTTCATACGTTCTGTCCCGCTGGCACGACCGTCCATATCGGCAGTAGCGCCCCTAGTGGACAGTGTGTGGATGTCAGGCCCAACACCTCACACGTCTCGGTAGCCGCTAAGCGATACAAGAGTCGTTTAGTAACTTTTATTCTGTGAAAAGAAACCGATTACATTGCATACTTGGTCGAGGTCCAGTTTTTGTAACCTTCCTACACTCTTCAGTGACAAGTTATGATCAGTGGGATTCATTTtggaataaacaaaaacattttatactttcatatatgcattttataattttttttaggaCAAACATTTTGATATAAACCCTTGAACCCATCCCAATTATATAaaccattttaattttttttcaaacatttacataagatagaaaaaaattataaataagtAAATCACTGTTGCTCTTTGGAACAGTTCTGACATGTTTCTGTTGAGACAATATTTCTTCTCTTCATAATTCTGTTTAAAGAGAAGTCCTTTGGCAGGACACATAACATCAATGCTTTAGGAAGTTGTatgactgagacacacacacacacacacgcgcacacataagcacactctcacacttggTCCTACAAATACCTTGGTGTCCACCTACActaggtgtgtggcacacagcggcagcacacaaaacatgaaggggcaggaaggcagggacacaccccctgcagtccagcacctgaaacacagaacacaaaacatacattagatcaccttcaggtgagacggatcgcgggctccgcccacctcagggacaaacaccacaacaacaacaactgccactgtggacggaggcgaccggtagggggccggcgTACCGTGACAAATACAGAATATCTAATTGTAAAATATGAAGTTAATCATTATAGAAATGTAGAAGTAATAGTAAATATTATAGTAagtgtaatataataataataataatgatgttaGTGTCTTGGCCTTTTCTTCTTAGGCTGTCGCGGCATGGGCTCTCCACTGATGTCCACTTCAACATGTGGCGCGAAGCTTTTTAGAGTAGGTGTGGAGAAGGTCTCAGAAACACGGAGCTGTCAATCAGGCTGCACTTCCTCTTGTTGACTGGGACAGTACAGCACCTCCCACAGGCGCTGCTTAATCCTGCGGCCCAGATCCAAGCTGTAGGGCCGAGACTGTCCGGAGGGAGTCCTGAGCATGGGATCCACGACACGGTGGTAGATGTCTTGGTACCCCTGCACACTGTGGCCGTGGATCATCAAGGGATCGTCTCTGCTCAGCTGGCCACAGATGGAGCTCATGGCTGTGTAGGATGAATGAGCAGTGGTTGGGAGTGAACAGAGGTGTGGAAGAATAGCAGCGTTGTTCATATAGCACTCCTCCACAAACTCTGAGGGCTTTCCCAGACTCTCCAGCATCTcagtctccctcttcctcctctttgcaGGCTAAATCAAGACAATAAAAAAGTTATTTTCATCGATCATTCACTACCTGCACAAAATGGAGGGCATATTTCTAACCTGCTACTACAGTTCAGGCTTGAGGCTTTAGAACCATTTATCACAATTGTTCACCTACATCTGAATTTACCTCAGTTTTAAAGGAGGTGTCTGGCTTCATCTGAGGAGTTTTCTCTGTGGCTTCAGACTTGGGACCTTCACTTGTAAATGTTGAAACTCCATCCACCAAATAATCCCTAAGCCGCTTTGAAGGTGATATGTTCTTTCCTAGGCCGTATACAGCTGTAGAAGTACGCTTCTTAGTGTTCTGAAACAACACATTAAACATcacagtttttatcttaattcaCTGTACATCAATGAACATCCATTTTATGCTGTTACACTTTAAAATGTTAATCTACATGAGAAGTAACATGAGAAAGATTACCATTGCTTTTGATAGGTAAAATGTCAATGTTCTTGTTGAAAAGTCTTGAATCTGTGTGTTGATATCTGACTCAAGATTGAAACTGATATTTTGTTTAAGCTTGGTTGCCATTACCAGTATTCTTTTGAAAATTCCaaatgtatttcaaaagaatttactgactcccagtctgtcccggagtgtccgctgcctgactcccagtctgtcccggaggccattctgcctgactcccagtctgtcccggaggccATTCTGCCTGACACTCAGATGGAGTCGGTTCCTGTTCATCCAGCTTACCAAGAGCCCCTATGCGGTACTTCTGTTACAAATTCGACCACAGAAGAGCCTTCTGGAAGTGTCCTTTCTATTTTTGATCTTTTAAACAGCTTTGACTGTAGGACTATGCCCTTACTCCTTGCCCCTGTTCCAGGTTATGTTTTAGTCCCTGTGCCTGTTATGATGTCTTTGCCTGTACTGGTTCCTGTTGTTCGGGAAGTGTGTAAACATTACGTTTCTGTTCCTATGTGTTTGTCTATGCCTTGTGTGCTTACGTATTGGGTGCCGGTGCATATgtctgttgttttgtgtatattgttatctgtttttgtgtgttcatctggTGTTAGTTTTGTTCCCCATGGCCCCTCTTCGGAGTCTCCATTGGGTTCCGGTTTAGCTGAGTCTGTGCCTGCCAGTCCGGTGTCCGTTGCCCTGGATCCTGTCCAGTGCCCCAGGGATCTGCGACCCTCccgttctcttggaacaaattctCAGTCGGTCGGGCCCGTGTCTGCGTCGGCTGGGCCTCGGTACTGTCTTCGAGTGGTCCTGCGCTGGGGTCTTCGTGTTCTGTTAGGGATCCTTCTGGTTCATTTTGCGAGTTTCCGAGAGACCATTTTGTTCTGAAAAAAATCTGTCTGATTACTGAAAACTACTACCAAGTTCAGAGAAAATTCTTCTTATGTAGgctacactatagacatgatatgtggtatagtgagtgtgtctttctctttcaATGTTGGAAACATGGCCTCCACCTTGGAAGCAGTTTAAGTTggtatgtgtgcacacatactAAACACAAAGCTCCCTCTGTTGGGGAGAACTACAGGTTATTTCTTACCTTTCACTAGCTGTGCAGTGAACTTGGTGAACTTTCTTGACATGGAAAACTTTGAAATTCATAGTAAATATCTTTCCAAAACTGGTGCACTCTCACTATTGGCCAATGTTCTACTGTTTCCTGGTGTAAGTTGTTTTATGGTGAGAgtgaactgggtcaaatattagttaatattagttaaatattaaatattagttaaTCCCAGTTGCAGCTATACCCTAAGAGTCCTTCCCTTGATTGCGTATACAGCTCAAACCACAACCCCAACGTAAAGAGTACTCCAAAATCGGTGATAAAGCTTGCTGCCTACTGCTAATTTAGTGTCACCGAATGCTAAACACTAACACTGCCCTCCAACAACCTGGCCACTAATCCTTCAGGACTAAAGTGCAAATGCAGGGCGTCCTCTCCCTTTCCCGTCTCCTTATCCTCCTTATTGTCCTTCTGAAATAATTTACTAAATTAACTGAAGTTTGAACAGCGGTCTGATTAAG contains:
- the LOC143481226 gene encoding uncharacterized protein LOC143481226, with translation MATKLKQNISFNLESDINTQIQDFSTRTLTFYLSKAMNTKKRTSTAVYGLGKNISPSKRLRDYLVDGVSTFTSEGPKSEATEKTPQMKPDTSFKTEPAKRRKRETEMLESLGKPSEFVEECYMNNAAILPHLCSLPTTAHSSYTAMSSICGQLSRDDPLMIHGHSVQGYQDIYHRVVDPMLRTPSGQSRPYSLDLGRRIKQRLWEVLYCPSQQEEVQPD